ATGGCAGCTACCTGATGGTCTATGAAATCGTCGGCTGGGGCGGTGCTTACTACAAAATCTCTTCGAACATCGATAGCTGGAATGCACCCGACAAGGGAACGGTATTCGACGCTGCGGGCTCCAGCCCTTATGCCGTCACCGCCAACGGAACCGTCATCTTGAGCAGCGCTGGAAACGGTAAGCTTTACACGAACAACAATAATGGCGTAGGGAGTTGGACTCAGATTTCCAGTCCGATCGGGACCGGCTACTCGCGATGTCTGGTCCCGTTGACCAATGGCCGTCTGTTTGTGATCAACGCAGGCTGGAACAGTAAAGGCGCCGGGAACAAAGTCACCTACGCGGACATGGCCTTTGGTTGCGCTCAGACCGCGATCGTTCCCTCCACGAAGGTGGACGCCGGCGAATGGCGCAACAGCACTTCGGATACGGTCAAACTGGGTGGAACCTTCACCATCGGACCTCAGCCGAATGTCGCCTCCGGCTGGAGCTGGAGCGGCCCCAACGGATACACCGCCACCACACGCGAGATCACCCTGCCCAATGTGACCGCTTCCCAGGCAGGCACGTACACGGCCACCTACACGAATGCCTCCGGTTGCAAGAGCACGCAGAAATTCATGCTGGCCGTCAATACCACGGCGAGCTTGCTGACGCTTCACGCCAAGGGAAGCATCGGCAGCAAACAGATCCAATTGTTCAAGGGCAACAACCCGAACGTGCAGCTGTTCGATGGAAAGTCGGAACTCCGGATCTTCAATCTCAAGGGCATGTCCGTTTACAAGAGTCGCCTCTGGGCAAACGAATTATCCATCCCCAGCCTGAAACCGGGCGTGTATGTGGTTCAGGTCCTGCGGGACAAGGCTCTGCTGGAAAGAAAGTCCTTCCTCATCGATTGACATTGGCCGAAGGAGCTCCTGGTATGAAAAGGGCCCACCAGATTTCTGGTGGGCCCTTTTTCGTGGTCACGCCTTCGACTCCAACCCCGGGGGGCTATTCACACCTTCAAACCTGTACGATCCTCCCCGCTTCCGACCTCCAGACGGCCGTGGTGACCGACCTCGCCAAACGCTTGTCGTGGGTGGCCAGCAAGATGCCTCCTGGCCAACGCTCCAGCGCAACCTGCAGTCGCTGGATGCTCGCCGCATCCAAATGGTTGGTCGGCTCGTCCAAAAGCAACAACCACGACGAGCTGGCGAGCATGCACGCCAATCGAAGTTTGCGCGCCTCCCCGGGGGATGGCGAGGTCGTAGAGCGAAGCGCATCGCCGGAGGCGCCCAGCACGGCCGATAGAGTCAGAATCCGTCCAAGGTTTTCGGATTCGCCCCTGCGCAATCCCTCGAGAAGCGCCATGTCCTCACTCTGCGTTGGCTCCTGCGGAAGATAGGCCACCCCGGGGCGGTGCGGGGCGGCCATGGCGGCCATCACGGTGGTCTTCCCCGAGCCGTTCGGACCTTCCAGCCGCACCCTCGAGCGACCATCCAGCACGAGGCCTCCGTGCAAGATCCGGCTCCCATCCGGCGTCGCGAGAAATCCCGCCGCCAGGGAAATCCGCCGCGAAGCACCATCCGCGTCCCAGTCGAACCGGAAATCCCGCAGCGCATCCCTTTTGACCTCGATGACAGATTGTGACTCCAAACGCTCCAGTGCGCGACCCAACCTGGTCATGTCCTGCCCGATACGCGTCTGGGCGGAGCGGAACTTGAAGTCGGCGGCCATGGACGTCGCGTCCCGGTCGTTGGCATCCTTCATCCTCCTGCCAGCGGTGCGATGGCGATCCGCCGACCGAGCCGATTCCCGTGCGGCTTGGAGGCTCGACTTGAGAGCACCCAACTTTTCGTCGTGCGCCTCCCTGGCGGCGATGCGTCCAAAAATCCTCGCCTCCCGGGCCTTCCAAGCTTCGCTGAATCCACCACCCGTTTCGACAATGGCTCCGTCTTCCAGCCACCATGTCCTGGTGGCGATCCGATCCAGAAAATCCCTGTCGTGGCTGACCACCACGGTGGGTGATCGCCTTCTGCGCAACCTCTTTTCCAGTTCACCCAACCCATCGACATCGAGGTGATTGGTCGGCTCGTCCAAAAGCAGCAACGAATCGTCGTCCCGAAAGAGTGAGCCGATTCGCTGTCGCTGCAACTCCCCTGGCGAAGCGAACGCCCCCTCCAATCGTTGGCTCGCCAATTGGGCTACGCCGCCACGGATCGAAATTGTCCCGGAAGTCGGCCGCAGCTGTCCGGCCATCAGAGCCAGCAAGGTGCTTTTCCCGCACCCATTGGCACCGCACAAGGCGACGACCCCCTCCAGCAAAAACAAACCGTGGAGGTCCACCAAAATCTCCAGGCCACCTGGCCAGGAAAAGGACAGGTGCTCCATGGAGCAATGGATGTTTCGCATACGCGTTTTCCTTCGGAAACCGACATTCCTCGAACGTCGGCACGATCGCACGTCTCAGCGGTCAACGCGATGAAACGTCCCGGAACGAACTCCGGGCGCAACTCTCCCGAGCGGTGAACAACCCGGTCGGGAAAGGCATGGATGGGATCGGAAGGTTTGTGTTAGCGCATGGTCGGGTGCCGCCGACGCGGACCCAG
This DNA window, taken from Fibrobacterota bacterium, encodes the following:
- a CDS encoding ABC-F family ATP-binding cassette domain-containing protein, whose product is MRNIHCSMEHLSFSWPGGLEILVDLHGLFLLEGVVALCGANGCGKSTLLALMAGQLRPTSGTISIRGGVAQLASQRLEGAFASPGELQRQRIGSLFRDDDSLLLLDEPTNHLDVDGLGELEKRLRRRRSPTVVVSHDRDFLDRIATRTWWLEDGAIVETGGGFSEAWKAREARIFGRIAAREAHDEKLGALKSSLQAARESARSADRHRTAGRRMKDANDRDATSMAADFKFRSAQTRIGQDMTRLGRALERLESQSVIEVKRDALRDFRFDWDADGASRRISLAAGFLATPDGSRILHGGLVLDGRSRVRLEGPNGSGKTTVMAAMAAPHRPGVAYLPQEPTQSEDMALLEGLRRGESENLGRILTLSAVLGASGDALRSTTSPSPGEARKLRLACMLASSSWLLLLDEPTNHLDAASIQRLQVALERWPGGILLATHDKRLARSVTTAVWRSEAGRIVQV